A segment of the Siphonobacter curvatus genome:
GCCGTTCAACCGCCACGGGTGAAAGAAAGGAAAAGGGCTCATCCAACAGGACAAAAGAGACGGGTCGGAAGAGCACTAAAAGGGTTTCGATTAACCTTCGTTCGCCACCCGAAACCTGATCCATGCGTTGGGAAGACAAAGGTTTTAATTCAGGCATGAGATTCTGTAATGCCTGAATATTAGTATCGTATAAATCAAATACGGTTTTTACCCGGAAGGCGTCCGGTACAAAGGCCTTTTGGGGTAAGTAGGCCGCCAGGCCTTTTACGGAAAGTAACTCAGGTACCCACTCGCCATTCACCCGAACCGACTTAAATTCAGCGGGAATAGCCCCAAAAATGGCTTGTAAAAAGCTACTCTTTCCGTTCCCGTTTCGGCCTAGTAAACCGGTAATCTTTCCGGTTTCTGCATGAATAAAACCTCCGCTGATCACTATTCGTTGCTGAAACTGAATTCGCACACTGTCGGCCGCTAAATGCTGAGTCATAACCAGAAAGAAGTGAATTGAAGGAGCAGGAGAAAACCCGTAAAGTCAATCAATAGTAAGGCGAGCAGAATCTCCCATTCGTGCAGATTCAGATTGTACAGAAAGAAGAAGTGGTGCCGATACGTGTGACGGTATAAGAGCAAACTCAAACTCCCCAAAAGTAATTTTAGGAAGCAAAGCACACCCCATTCATGCGTAGGGCTAAAAGCCATTAGCCCGCACAAGCCCAAGGAGATAGCGACGGGAAACCCCGCCAGTTGCGTGTAAAAAAGAAAAAGAGCCTGTAGTTTCTTTCGCATGCGGAAAACTACAGGCTCTTTCGAAAACTTGCGAATGTCTTAACAAACATTAGGAGTATTCATACACGTATGGCGTCGTCGGTAGTATGTATGAACGGACGTAAGCGGAATTACAACCTATAGTATGGACCGTTACTACAAATGTTTTACAGGGAGTATGTTTTATGGCTTTTTGAAGAAATTCCATCAAAAATTTACAACAGAGCAGCGGGAATGAAGGTTGTAAGTATAGATGGATTAATGATACACGTATCCGTTTTAGTTAACTATTGACTACTTCCATAAACCTTTTTATAAGATGCTATCAAATTTAAGACTTCCCGTATGGACAATGTTAAGCCCGGTTGTTGCCTGGGCTCTTTATTTTGGAGAAACGTTGGGATTTGGATTATGGTATGATTTGTTACTAGCTGTGGCTCTGATTA
Coding sequences within it:
- a CDS encoding ATP-binding cassette domain-containing protein, giving the protein MTQHLAADSVRIQFQQRIVISGGFIHAETGKITGLLGRNGNGKSSFLQAIFGAIPAEFKSVRVNGEWVPELLSVKGLAAYLPQKAFVPDAFRVKTVFDLYDTNIQALQNLMPELKPLSSQRMDQVSGGERRLIETLLVLFRPVSFVLLDEPFSFLSPVAVERLHELLQQEKTRKGIILTDHRYRSITSISDSLYLLANQRTYLIQHPDELIRWGYLHE